Proteins encoded in a region of the Pieris rapae chromosome 10, ilPieRapa1.1, whole genome shotgun sequence genome:
- the LOC110994220 gene encoding MKRN2 opposite strand protein: MDPGILCFHHCDHKVFCTIIPDKCPVCHQNLDRYDYNLLPFRVPYPFVKASQHPRAIVMKPTHGDFLNDYYNSKDLHIGVTNSQGCVIEFGVEGIQGVDPLTKKWSQCDSSSDWDQCLLLEQFDELWNEIWDGILIKVSSSPLWDAERYNEERHNCFTFVLAFLRALDCGELSEKAQDPKLFCKQYVVPRTSAAGKYISLYRQLKRQSFFIQNQ, translated from the exons ATGGATCCGGGAATCCTTTGTTTCCACCATTGTGACCACAAAGTCTTTTGTACTATTATTCCTGATAAATGCCCGGTTTGCCATCAGAATCTAGATAGATACGACTACAACCTGTTGCCGTTTAG agtACCCTATCCTTTCGTGAAAGCGTCTCAGCACCCTCGAGCAATAGTTATGAAACCAACTCACGGGGACTTCCTTAA TGACTATTATAATTCTAAGGATTTGCATATCGGAGTGACTAACTCTCAGGGCTGTGTTATAGAATTTGGTGTTGAAGGTATCCAAGGTGTAGATCCTTTGACAAAAAAGTGGAGTCAGTGTGACTCAAGCTCTGATTGGGACCAGTGCCTCTTATTAGAACAGTTTGATGAACTATGGAATGAAATTTGGGATGGCATTCTCATAAAG GTGAGTTCAAGTCCCCTGTGGGATGCAGAGAGATACAATGAAGAACGTCACAACTGCTTTACTTTTGTATTAGCATTTTTGAGAGCTCTAGATTGTGGAGAACTTTCTGAAAAAGCTCAGGACCCAAAGCTGTTTTGTAAACAGTATGTGGTTCCACGAACTTCTGCTGCTGGGAAATACATATCTCTGTATAGGCAACTTAAGAGGCAAAGCTTCTTTATACAGAACCAATGA